A genomic stretch from Heptranchias perlo isolate sHepPer1 chromosome 28, sHepPer1.hap1, whole genome shotgun sequence includes:
- the LOC137344879 gene encoding eosinophil peroxidase-like isoform X2, translated as MMPMCFLSVFLAGFTLTEIDGVPTGSEKSLGSPFVHSAVQEAIKMVDRAYKESRDVSKEKISKASLTPSGLLIFFKQPTAVTRTVVRAAECVETAMRLIQHSVHRNHQWALNVSELLTLSDLNSLTLATGCSRVVQPSVCKNDCWSNRYRTINSNCNNRRTPHLGTPNMPFARWLPAQYEDGFSLPKGWIEGKLYSGFPLPLVREVSNKILKASSKNIISDSEWSQVFVQWGQWINHEITFTPVSGSLHTFSDGINCESSCVQRSPCFPIKVPCDDPRTTDARQCIPFIRSAPACNSVFGGMNIREQINAQTTYIDASVTYGNVESQAKKLRDFTSDLGLLMVNPTFSDNNLKYLPFRSFKQMNPCAPTCTSSSRSSVDIPCMLAGDSRANENLGLLSFHTIFLREHNRLARELKRLNPHWSGETIYQEARKIMGAFQQIINYRDYVPLVIGKDATEKYLSQYRGYNESVDPRLANVFTTAALRFGHVTIQPIMKRYNEKYQEDPKYPSILLHHSFFTPWKLIEEGGIDPIFRGLFGYPAKLQTQSSMMPDELRDKLFALQNQIALDLSAINIQRSRDHGLQGYNAWRRFCGLSEPQDIFELSFVLNNMELATNLLNLYGTPDNIDVWVGGISEPFVEGGRVGPLFACLIGQQFKNLRDGDRFWWESQGFFTASQQQALQQISFSTLICDNTRIDELPRDAFRFRPYPEGYVGCNQISRVNLSAWREKINVTPCGSVPVVAHAHFSICKSSVRYTCESGLKLEGGDTITCLSDGLWNSAPPACTVSELCGTLDVLTGSKGGKSEPGSTESKEDTADKEFLDGSTEFGSGAGV; from the exons CAGCAAAGAAAAAATTAGTAAAGCATCTCTAACTCCTTCAGGCCTCCTGATCTTCTTCAAGCAGCCTACAGCAGTGACCAGGACTGTGGTGCGAGCTGCAGAGTGTGTGGAGACTGCAATGAGACTCATCCAACACAGTGTTCACAGGAACCACCAATGGGCTCTCAATGTATCAG AGCTTTTAACCCTGAGTGACCTGAACAGTCTGACACTTGCCACAGGATGTTCAAGAGTTGTCCAGCCCTCTGTCTGCAAGAATGACTGCTGGTCCAACCGATATAGAACCATCAATTCCAACTGCAACAACAG GAGGACCCCTCACCTGGGAACtcctaacatgccatttgcccgcTGGCTCCCAGCTCAATATGAGGATGGATTTTCACTTCCAAAGGGCTGGATAGAGGGGAAACTATATTCAGGATTTCCCCTGCCACTG GTCCGAGAGGTTTCCAACAAGATCCTGAAAGCATCCAGTAAAAACATAATTTCAGATTCTGAATGGAGTCAGGTCTTTGTGCAGTGGGGTCAGTGGATTAATCACGAAATAACTTTTACTCCTGTGTCTGGCAGCCTCCACACCTTCAGCGATGGCATCAATTGTGAAAGTTCTTGTGTGCAGAGAAGTCCTTGTTTCCCAATTAAG GTACCTTGTGATGACCCACGGACTACAGACGCTCGTCAGTGCATACCATTCATCCGATCAGCTCCTGCATGCAACTCAGTGTTTGGGGGCATGAATATTCGCGAGCAGATCAATGCACAGACAACCTACATTGATGCCAGCGTTACTTACGGCAACGTGGAGTCCCAGGCAAAGAAACTCAGAGATTTCACCAGTGACCTGGGCCTGTTGATGGTCAATCCGACCTTTTCAGacaacaacctgaagtacctgcctTTCAGAAGCTTTAAGCAGATGAATCCTTGTGCCCCGACCTGCACCAGCTCCTCTCGCTCCAGCGTTGACATTCCCTGTATGCTAGCTG GTGATAGCCGTGCAAATGAAAACCTGGGGCTGTTGTCTTTTCATACAATATTTCTACGGGAACACAATCGCTTAGCGAGAGAGCTGAAGAGATTGAACCCACACTGGAGTGGAGAAACAATCTACCAGGAGGCGAGGAAAATTATGGGAGCATTTCAACAG ATTATAAACTACAGGGATTATGTTCCCCTAGTGATTGGTAAGGATGCAACAGAGAAATATCTCTCCCAATACCGAGGCTACAACGAGTCAGTCGATCCCAGGCTCGCTAATGTTTTCACTACAGCCGCATTGCGCTTTGGGCACGTCACGATCCAGCCAATCATGAAACGTTATAATGAAAAGTACCAGGAGGACCCGAAGTATCCCAGCATTCTCCTGCACCACAGCTTCTTCACTCCGTGGAAATTAATCGAGGAAG GCGGAATTGATCCAATCTTTCGGGGGCTGTTCGGCTACCCTGCCAAACTGCAGACCCAAAGCTCGATGATGCCAGATGAGCTGCGTGACAAGCTGTTTGCACTGCAGAATCAAATAGCCCTGGACCTGTCTGCCATAAACATCCAGCGCTCCCGGGACCATGGGCTCCAAG GTTACAATGCTTGGCGAAGATTCTGTGGACTTTCTGAGCCCCAAGATATTTTTGAACTTTCTTTCGTCCTCAACAATATGGAACTTGCAACTAATCTCCTCAACCTGTATGGAACTCCAGACAACATCGACGTGTGGGTGGGGGGAATCTCCGAACCCTTCGTGGAAGGTGGCAGGGTGGGCCCTTTGTTCGCCTGTTTGATAGGACAGCAATTCAAGAAcctgagagatggagacag ATTCTGGTGGGAAAGTCAAGGGTTTTTTACTGCCAGCCAACAGCAGGCTCTTCAGCAGATCTCATTCTCCACGTTAATCTGCGATAACACCAGGATTGATGAACTCCCTCGGGATGCGTTTAGGTTCAGGCCATACCCAGAAGGATATGTTGGGTGCAACCAGATATCACGGGTAAACCTGAGCGCCTGGAGAGAGAAGATTAACG TGACCCCCTGCGGCTCAGTCCCTGTTGTCGCTCACGCCCATTTCTCGATCTGTAAATCCTCCGTCAGGTACACCTGTGAGTCTGGACTCAAGCTGGAGGGAGGGGATACTATCACCTGTCTGAGTGATGGACTGTGGAACTCTGCACCACCTGCCTGTACAG TTTCAGAACTTTGTGGAACCTTGGATGTATTAACAGGCTCAAAAGGAGGTAAAAGTGAACCCGGATCAACGGAATCCAAAGAAGATACAGCGGATAAAGAGTTTCTTGATGGCAGTACTGAGTTTGGTTCAGGAGCTGGTGTTTAG
- the LOC137344879 gene encoding eosinophil peroxidase-like isoform X1 → MEFQQWTIDECLHPPPSLNPSATRCWAGRRTPRLFWRPSLVLRNPWAVRLYTVLYRKLSKWWTERIKRAEMCLLIFFKQPTAVTRTVVRAAECVETAMRLIQHSVHRNHQWALNVSELLTLSDLNSLTLATGCSRVVQPSVCKNDCWSNRYRTINSNCNNRRTPHLGTPNMPFARWLPAQYEDGFSLPKGWIEGKLYSGFPLPLVREVSNKILKASSKNIISDSEWSQVFVQWGQWINHEITFTPVSGSLHTFSDGINCESSCVQRSPCFPIKVPCDDPRTTDARQCIPFIRSAPACNSVFGGMNIREQINAQTTYIDASVTYGNVESQAKKLRDFTSDLGLLMVNPTFSDNNLKYLPFRSFKQMNPCAPTCTSSSRSSVDIPCMLAGDSRANENLGLLSFHTIFLREHNRLARELKRLNPHWSGETIYQEARKIMGAFQQIINYRDYVPLVIGKDATEKYLSQYRGYNESVDPRLANVFTTAALRFGHVTIQPIMKRYNEKYQEDPKYPSILLHHSFFTPWKLIEEGGIDPIFRGLFGYPAKLQTQSSMMPDELRDKLFALQNQIALDLSAINIQRSRDHGLQGYNAWRRFCGLSEPQDIFELSFVLNNMELATNLLNLYGTPDNIDVWVGGISEPFVEGGRVGPLFACLIGQQFKNLRDGDRFWWESQGFFTASQQQALQQISFSTLICDNTRIDELPRDAFRFRPYPEGYVGCNQISRVNLSAWREKINVTPCGSVPVVAHAHFSICKSSVRYTCESGLKLEGGDTITCLSDGLWNSAPPACTVSELCGTLDVLTGSKGGKSEPGSTESKEDTADKEFLDGSTEFGSGAGV, encoded by the exons GCCTCCTGATCTTCTTCAAGCAGCCTACAGCAGTGACCAGGACTGTGGTGCGAGCTGCAGAGTGTGTGGAGACTGCAATGAGACTCATCCAACACAGTGTTCACAGGAACCACCAATGGGCTCTCAATGTATCAG AGCTTTTAACCCTGAGTGACCTGAACAGTCTGACACTTGCCACAGGATGTTCAAGAGTTGTCCAGCCCTCTGTCTGCAAGAATGACTGCTGGTCCAACCGATATAGAACCATCAATTCCAACTGCAACAACAG GAGGACCCCTCACCTGGGAACtcctaacatgccatttgcccgcTGGCTCCCAGCTCAATATGAGGATGGATTTTCACTTCCAAAGGGCTGGATAGAGGGGAAACTATATTCAGGATTTCCCCTGCCACTG GTCCGAGAGGTTTCCAACAAGATCCTGAAAGCATCCAGTAAAAACATAATTTCAGATTCTGAATGGAGTCAGGTCTTTGTGCAGTGGGGTCAGTGGATTAATCACGAAATAACTTTTACTCCTGTGTCTGGCAGCCTCCACACCTTCAGCGATGGCATCAATTGTGAAAGTTCTTGTGTGCAGAGAAGTCCTTGTTTCCCAATTAAG GTACCTTGTGATGACCCACGGACTACAGACGCTCGTCAGTGCATACCATTCATCCGATCAGCTCCTGCATGCAACTCAGTGTTTGGGGGCATGAATATTCGCGAGCAGATCAATGCACAGACAACCTACATTGATGCCAGCGTTACTTACGGCAACGTGGAGTCCCAGGCAAAGAAACTCAGAGATTTCACCAGTGACCTGGGCCTGTTGATGGTCAATCCGACCTTTTCAGacaacaacctgaagtacctgcctTTCAGAAGCTTTAAGCAGATGAATCCTTGTGCCCCGACCTGCACCAGCTCCTCTCGCTCCAGCGTTGACATTCCCTGTATGCTAGCTG GTGATAGCCGTGCAAATGAAAACCTGGGGCTGTTGTCTTTTCATACAATATTTCTACGGGAACACAATCGCTTAGCGAGAGAGCTGAAGAGATTGAACCCACACTGGAGTGGAGAAACAATCTACCAGGAGGCGAGGAAAATTATGGGAGCATTTCAACAG ATTATAAACTACAGGGATTATGTTCCCCTAGTGATTGGTAAGGATGCAACAGAGAAATATCTCTCCCAATACCGAGGCTACAACGAGTCAGTCGATCCCAGGCTCGCTAATGTTTTCACTACAGCCGCATTGCGCTTTGGGCACGTCACGATCCAGCCAATCATGAAACGTTATAATGAAAAGTACCAGGAGGACCCGAAGTATCCCAGCATTCTCCTGCACCACAGCTTCTTCACTCCGTGGAAATTAATCGAGGAAG GCGGAATTGATCCAATCTTTCGGGGGCTGTTCGGCTACCCTGCCAAACTGCAGACCCAAAGCTCGATGATGCCAGATGAGCTGCGTGACAAGCTGTTTGCACTGCAGAATCAAATAGCCCTGGACCTGTCTGCCATAAACATCCAGCGCTCCCGGGACCATGGGCTCCAAG GTTACAATGCTTGGCGAAGATTCTGTGGACTTTCTGAGCCCCAAGATATTTTTGAACTTTCTTTCGTCCTCAACAATATGGAACTTGCAACTAATCTCCTCAACCTGTATGGAACTCCAGACAACATCGACGTGTGGGTGGGGGGAATCTCCGAACCCTTCGTGGAAGGTGGCAGGGTGGGCCCTTTGTTCGCCTGTTTGATAGGACAGCAATTCAAGAAcctgagagatggagacag ATTCTGGTGGGAAAGTCAAGGGTTTTTTACTGCCAGCCAACAGCAGGCTCTTCAGCAGATCTCATTCTCCACGTTAATCTGCGATAACACCAGGATTGATGAACTCCCTCGGGATGCGTTTAGGTTCAGGCCATACCCAGAAGGATATGTTGGGTGCAACCAGATATCACGGGTAAACCTGAGCGCCTGGAGAGAGAAGATTAACG TGACCCCCTGCGGCTCAGTCCCTGTTGTCGCTCACGCCCATTTCTCGATCTGTAAATCCTCCGTCAGGTACACCTGTGAGTCTGGACTCAAGCTGGAGGGAGGGGATACTATCACCTGTCTGAGTGATGGACTGTGGAACTCTGCACCACCTGCCTGTACAG TTTCAGAACTTTGTGGAACCTTGGATGTATTAACAGGCTCAAAAGGAGGTAAAAGTGAACCCGGATCAACGGAATCCAAAGAAGATACAGCGGATAAAGAGTTTCTTGATGGCAGTACTGAGTTTGGTTCAGGAGCTGGTGTTTAG
- the LOC137344879 gene encoding eosinophil peroxidase-like isoform X3 translates to MMPMCFLSVFLAGFTLTEIDGVPTGSEKSLGSPFVHSAVQEAIKMVDRAYKESRDVKEKISKASLTPSGLLIFFKQPTAVTRTVVRAAECVETAMRLIQHSVHRNHQWALNVSELLTLSDLNSLTLATGCSRVVQPSVCKNDCWSNRYRTINSNCNNRRTPHLGTPNMPFARWLPAQYEDGFSLPKGWIEGKLYSGFPLPLVREVSNKILKASSKNIISDSEWSQVFVQWGQWINHEITFTPVSGSLHTFSDGINCESSCVQRSPCFPIKVPCDDPRTTDARQCIPFIRSAPACNSVFGGMNIREQINAQTTYIDASVTYGNVESQAKKLRDFTSDLGLLMVNPTFSDNNLKYLPFRSFKQMNPCAPTCTSSSRSSVDIPCMLAGDSRANENLGLLSFHTIFLREHNRLARELKRLNPHWSGETIYQEARKIMGAFQQIINYRDYVPLVIGKDATEKYLSQYRGYNESVDPRLANVFTTAALRFGHVTIQPIMKRYNEKYQEDPKYPSILLHHSFFTPWKLIEEGGIDPIFRGLFGYPAKLQTQSSMMPDELRDKLFALQNQIALDLSAINIQRSRDHGLQGYNAWRRFCGLSEPQDIFELSFVLNNMELATNLLNLYGTPDNIDVWVGGISEPFVEGGRVGPLFACLIGQQFKNLRDGDRFWWESQGFFTASQQQALQQISFSTLICDNTRIDELPRDAFRFRPYPEGYVGCNQISRVNLSAWREKINVTPCGSVPVVAHAHFSICKSSVRYTCESGLKLEGGDTITCLSDGLWNSAPPACTVSELCGTLDVLTGSKGGKSEPGSTESKEDTADKEFLDGSTEFGSGAGV, encoded by the exons CAAAGAAAAAATTAGTAAAGCATCTCTAACTCCTTCAGGCCTCCTGATCTTCTTCAAGCAGCCTACAGCAGTGACCAGGACTGTGGTGCGAGCTGCAGAGTGTGTGGAGACTGCAATGAGACTCATCCAACACAGTGTTCACAGGAACCACCAATGGGCTCTCAATGTATCAG AGCTTTTAACCCTGAGTGACCTGAACAGTCTGACACTTGCCACAGGATGTTCAAGAGTTGTCCAGCCCTCTGTCTGCAAGAATGACTGCTGGTCCAACCGATATAGAACCATCAATTCCAACTGCAACAACAG GAGGACCCCTCACCTGGGAACtcctaacatgccatttgcccgcTGGCTCCCAGCTCAATATGAGGATGGATTTTCACTTCCAAAGGGCTGGATAGAGGGGAAACTATATTCAGGATTTCCCCTGCCACTG GTCCGAGAGGTTTCCAACAAGATCCTGAAAGCATCCAGTAAAAACATAATTTCAGATTCTGAATGGAGTCAGGTCTTTGTGCAGTGGGGTCAGTGGATTAATCACGAAATAACTTTTACTCCTGTGTCTGGCAGCCTCCACACCTTCAGCGATGGCATCAATTGTGAAAGTTCTTGTGTGCAGAGAAGTCCTTGTTTCCCAATTAAG GTACCTTGTGATGACCCACGGACTACAGACGCTCGTCAGTGCATACCATTCATCCGATCAGCTCCTGCATGCAACTCAGTGTTTGGGGGCATGAATATTCGCGAGCAGATCAATGCACAGACAACCTACATTGATGCCAGCGTTACTTACGGCAACGTGGAGTCCCAGGCAAAGAAACTCAGAGATTTCACCAGTGACCTGGGCCTGTTGATGGTCAATCCGACCTTTTCAGacaacaacctgaagtacctgcctTTCAGAAGCTTTAAGCAGATGAATCCTTGTGCCCCGACCTGCACCAGCTCCTCTCGCTCCAGCGTTGACATTCCCTGTATGCTAGCTG GTGATAGCCGTGCAAATGAAAACCTGGGGCTGTTGTCTTTTCATACAATATTTCTACGGGAACACAATCGCTTAGCGAGAGAGCTGAAGAGATTGAACCCACACTGGAGTGGAGAAACAATCTACCAGGAGGCGAGGAAAATTATGGGAGCATTTCAACAG ATTATAAACTACAGGGATTATGTTCCCCTAGTGATTGGTAAGGATGCAACAGAGAAATATCTCTCCCAATACCGAGGCTACAACGAGTCAGTCGATCCCAGGCTCGCTAATGTTTTCACTACAGCCGCATTGCGCTTTGGGCACGTCACGATCCAGCCAATCATGAAACGTTATAATGAAAAGTACCAGGAGGACCCGAAGTATCCCAGCATTCTCCTGCACCACAGCTTCTTCACTCCGTGGAAATTAATCGAGGAAG GCGGAATTGATCCAATCTTTCGGGGGCTGTTCGGCTACCCTGCCAAACTGCAGACCCAAAGCTCGATGATGCCAGATGAGCTGCGTGACAAGCTGTTTGCACTGCAGAATCAAATAGCCCTGGACCTGTCTGCCATAAACATCCAGCGCTCCCGGGACCATGGGCTCCAAG GTTACAATGCTTGGCGAAGATTCTGTGGACTTTCTGAGCCCCAAGATATTTTTGAACTTTCTTTCGTCCTCAACAATATGGAACTTGCAACTAATCTCCTCAACCTGTATGGAACTCCAGACAACATCGACGTGTGGGTGGGGGGAATCTCCGAACCCTTCGTGGAAGGTGGCAGGGTGGGCCCTTTGTTCGCCTGTTTGATAGGACAGCAATTCAAGAAcctgagagatggagacag ATTCTGGTGGGAAAGTCAAGGGTTTTTTACTGCCAGCCAACAGCAGGCTCTTCAGCAGATCTCATTCTCCACGTTAATCTGCGATAACACCAGGATTGATGAACTCCCTCGGGATGCGTTTAGGTTCAGGCCATACCCAGAAGGATATGTTGGGTGCAACCAGATATCACGGGTAAACCTGAGCGCCTGGAGAGAGAAGATTAACG TGACCCCCTGCGGCTCAGTCCCTGTTGTCGCTCACGCCCATTTCTCGATCTGTAAATCCTCCGTCAGGTACACCTGTGAGTCTGGACTCAAGCTGGAGGGAGGGGATACTATCACCTGTCTGAGTGATGGACTGTGGAACTCTGCACCACCTGCCTGTACAG TTTCAGAACTTTGTGGAACCTTGGATGTATTAACAGGCTCAAAAGGAGGTAAAAGTGAACCCGGATCAACGGAATCCAAAGAAGATACAGCGGATAAAGAGTTTCTTGATGGCAGTACTGAGTTTGGTTCAGGAGCTGGTGTTTAG
- the LOC137344879 gene encoding eosinophil peroxidase-like isoform X6 → MVDRAYKESRDVSKEKISKASLTPSGLLIFFKQPTAVTRTVVRAAECVETAMRLIQHSVHRNHQWALNVSELLTLSDLNSLTLATGCSRVVQPSVCKNDCWSNRYRTINSNCNNRRTPHLGTPNMPFARWLPAQYEDGFSLPKGWIEGKLYSGFPLPLVREVSNKILKASSKNIISDSEWSQVFVQWGQWINHEITFTPVSGSLHTFSDGINCESSCVQRSPCFPIKVPCDDPRTTDARQCIPFIRSAPACNSVFGGMNIREQINAQTTYIDASVTYGNVESQAKKLRDFTSDLGLLMVNPTFSDNNLKYLPFRSFKQMNPCAPTCTSSSRSSVDIPCMLAGDSRANENLGLLSFHTIFLREHNRLARELKRLNPHWSGETIYQEARKIMGAFQQIINYRDYVPLVIGKDATEKYLSQYRGYNESVDPRLANVFTTAALRFGHVTIQPIMKRYNEKYQEDPKYPSILLHHSFFTPWKLIEEGGIDPIFRGLFGYPAKLQTQSSMMPDELRDKLFALQNQIALDLSAINIQRSRDHGLQGYNAWRRFCGLSEPQDIFELSFVLNNMELATNLLNLYGTPDNIDVWVGGISEPFVEGGRVGPLFACLIGQQFKNLRDGDRFWWESQGFFTASQQQALQQISFSTLICDNTRIDELPRDAFRFRPYPEGYVGCNQISRVNLSAWREKINVTPCGSVPVVAHAHFSICKSSVRYTCESGLKLEGGDTITCLSDGLWNSAPPACTVSELCGTLDVLTGSKGGKSEPGSTESKEDTADKEFLDGSTEFGSGAGV, encoded by the exons CAGCAAAGAAAAAATTAGTAAAGCATCTCTAACTCCTTCAGGCCTCCTGATCTTCTTCAAGCAGCCTACAGCAGTGACCAGGACTGTGGTGCGAGCTGCAGAGTGTGTGGAGACTGCAATGAGACTCATCCAACACAGTGTTCACAGGAACCACCAATGGGCTCTCAATGTATCAG AGCTTTTAACCCTGAGTGACCTGAACAGTCTGACACTTGCCACAGGATGTTCAAGAGTTGTCCAGCCCTCTGTCTGCAAGAATGACTGCTGGTCCAACCGATATAGAACCATCAATTCCAACTGCAACAACAG GAGGACCCCTCACCTGGGAACtcctaacatgccatttgcccgcTGGCTCCCAGCTCAATATGAGGATGGATTTTCACTTCCAAAGGGCTGGATAGAGGGGAAACTATATTCAGGATTTCCCCTGCCACTG GTCCGAGAGGTTTCCAACAAGATCCTGAAAGCATCCAGTAAAAACATAATTTCAGATTCTGAATGGAGTCAGGTCTTTGTGCAGTGGGGTCAGTGGATTAATCACGAAATAACTTTTACTCCTGTGTCTGGCAGCCTCCACACCTTCAGCGATGGCATCAATTGTGAAAGTTCTTGTGTGCAGAGAAGTCCTTGTTTCCCAATTAAG GTACCTTGTGATGACCCACGGACTACAGACGCTCGTCAGTGCATACCATTCATCCGATCAGCTCCTGCATGCAACTCAGTGTTTGGGGGCATGAATATTCGCGAGCAGATCAATGCACAGACAACCTACATTGATGCCAGCGTTACTTACGGCAACGTGGAGTCCCAGGCAAAGAAACTCAGAGATTTCACCAGTGACCTGGGCCTGTTGATGGTCAATCCGACCTTTTCAGacaacaacctgaagtacctgcctTTCAGAAGCTTTAAGCAGATGAATCCTTGTGCCCCGACCTGCACCAGCTCCTCTCGCTCCAGCGTTGACATTCCCTGTATGCTAGCTG GTGATAGCCGTGCAAATGAAAACCTGGGGCTGTTGTCTTTTCATACAATATTTCTACGGGAACACAATCGCTTAGCGAGAGAGCTGAAGAGATTGAACCCACACTGGAGTGGAGAAACAATCTACCAGGAGGCGAGGAAAATTATGGGAGCATTTCAACAG ATTATAAACTACAGGGATTATGTTCCCCTAGTGATTGGTAAGGATGCAACAGAGAAATATCTCTCCCAATACCGAGGCTACAACGAGTCAGTCGATCCCAGGCTCGCTAATGTTTTCACTACAGCCGCATTGCGCTTTGGGCACGTCACGATCCAGCCAATCATGAAACGTTATAATGAAAAGTACCAGGAGGACCCGAAGTATCCCAGCATTCTCCTGCACCACAGCTTCTTCACTCCGTGGAAATTAATCGAGGAAG GCGGAATTGATCCAATCTTTCGGGGGCTGTTCGGCTACCCTGCCAAACTGCAGACCCAAAGCTCGATGATGCCAGATGAGCTGCGTGACAAGCTGTTTGCACTGCAGAATCAAATAGCCCTGGACCTGTCTGCCATAAACATCCAGCGCTCCCGGGACCATGGGCTCCAAG GTTACAATGCTTGGCGAAGATTCTGTGGACTTTCTGAGCCCCAAGATATTTTTGAACTTTCTTTCGTCCTCAACAATATGGAACTTGCAACTAATCTCCTCAACCTGTATGGAACTCCAGACAACATCGACGTGTGGGTGGGGGGAATCTCCGAACCCTTCGTGGAAGGTGGCAGGGTGGGCCCTTTGTTCGCCTGTTTGATAGGACAGCAATTCAAGAAcctgagagatggagacag ATTCTGGTGGGAAAGTCAAGGGTTTTTTACTGCCAGCCAACAGCAGGCTCTTCAGCAGATCTCATTCTCCACGTTAATCTGCGATAACACCAGGATTGATGAACTCCCTCGGGATGCGTTTAGGTTCAGGCCATACCCAGAAGGATATGTTGGGTGCAACCAGATATCACGGGTAAACCTGAGCGCCTGGAGAGAGAAGATTAACG TGACCCCCTGCGGCTCAGTCCCTGTTGTCGCTCACGCCCATTTCTCGATCTGTAAATCCTCCGTCAGGTACACCTGTGAGTCTGGACTCAAGCTGGAGGGAGGGGATACTATCACCTGTCTGAGTGATGGACTGTGGAACTCTGCACCACCTGCCTGTACAG TTTCAGAACTTTGTGGAACCTTGGATGTATTAACAGGCTCAAAAGGAGGTAAAAGTGAACCCGGATCAACGGAATCCAAAGAAGATACAGCGGATAAAGAGTTTCTTGATGGCAGTACTGAGTTTGGTTCAGGAGCTGGTGTTTAG